One Strix uralensis isolate ZFMK-TIS-50842 chromosome 9, bStrUra1, whole genome shotgun sequence DNA segment encodes these proteins:
- the COPS7B gene encoding COP9 signalosome complex subunit 7b isoform X3 has translation MAGEQKPSCNLLEQFILLAKGTSGSALTALINQVLEAPGVYVFGELLELTNVQELAEGSHAAYFQLLSLFAYGTYPDYVANKDNLPELTVTQKNKLKHLTIVSLASRMKCIPYSVLLKDLDMRNLRELEDLIIEAVYTDIIQGKLDQRNQVLEVDFCIGRDIQKKDISNIVKTLQEWCDGCEAVLLGIEQQVLRANQYKENHHRTQQQVEMELLESTSSYRITCQL, from the exons ATGGCAGGAGAACAGAAACCGTCCTGCAATCTTCTAGAGCAGTTTATTTTACTAGCCAAAGGTACAAGTGGCTCAGCTCTGACTGCTCTTATAAATCAAGTGCTGGAGGCTCCTGGGGTTTATGTCTTCGGAGAGCTATTGGAGTTAACAAATGTGCAAGAG CTTGCTGAAGGGTCTCATGCTGCTTATTTCCAGTTGTTGAGCCTGTTTGCATATGGAACATACCCAGACTATGTAG CAAACAAAGATAACCTGCCTGAATTAACGGTGACTCAGAAAAACAAGCTGAAACACTTGACGATTGTAAGCCTGGCTTCCAGAATGAAG TGCATTCCCTATTCTGTGTTGCTGAAGGACCTGGATATGAGGAATCTGAGGGAGTTGGAAGATCTGATTATTGAAGCGGTTTATACAGATATTATCCAGGGGAAGTTGGATCAACGAAACCAGGTGCTAGAGGTGGACTTTTGTATCGGCAGAGACATTCAGAAGAAGGACATCAGTAACATTGTCAAAACACTCCAGGAATG GTGTGATGGTTGTGAAGCGGTTCTTTTAGGAATTGAGCAGCAAGTACTTAGAGCCAACCAATACAAAGAGAACCACCACCGAACTCAACAGCAGGTAGAGATGGAG CTGTTAGAGAGCACCAGTTCCTACAGGATCACCTGCCAGCTGTGA
- the COPS7B gene encoding COP9 signalosome complex subunit 7b isoform X2, whose translation MAGEQKPSCNLLEQFILLAKGTSGSALTALINQVLEAPGVYVFGELLELTNVQELAEGSHAAYFQLLSLFAYGTYPDYVANKDNLPELTVTQKNKLKHLTIVSLASRMKCIPYSVLLKDLDMRNLRELEDLIIEAVYTDIIQGKLDQRNQVLEVDFCIGRDIQKKDISNIVKTLQEWCDGCEAVLLGIEQQVLRANQYKENHHRTQQQVEMEVTNIKKTLKATASSSAQEMEQQLVERECPPHTEQRQPTKKMSKVKGLVSSRH comes from the exons ATGGCAGGAGAACAGAAACCGTCCTGCAATCTTCTAGAGCAGTTTATTTTACTAGCCAAAGGTACAAGTGGCTCAGCTCTGACTGCTCTTATAAATCAAGTGCTGGAGGCTCCTGGGGTTTATGTCTTCGGAGAGCTATTGGAGTTAACAAATGTGCAAGAG CTTGCTGAAGGGTCTCATGCTGCTTATTTCCAGTTGTTGAGCCTGTTTGCATATGGAACATACCCAGACTATGTAG CAAACAAAGATAACCTGCCTGAATTAACGGTGACTCAGAAAAACAAGCTGAAACACTTGACGATTGTAAGCCTGGCTTCCAGAATGAAG TGCATTCCCTATTCTGTGTTGCTGAAGGACCTGGATATGAGGAATCTGAGGGAGTTGGAAGATCTGATTATTGAAGCGGTTTATACAGATATTATCCAGGGGAAGTTGGATCAACGAAACCAGGTGCTAGAGGTGGACTTTTGTATCGGCAGAGACATTCAGAAGAAGGACATCAGTAACATTGTCAAAACACTCCAGGAATG GTGTGATGGTTGTGAAGCGGTTCTTTTAGGAATTGAGCAGCAAGTACTTAGAGCCAACCAATACAAAGAGAACCACCACCGAACTCAACAGCAGGTAGAGATGGAG GTCAcaaacataaagaaaacattaaaagctaCAGCCTCGTCGTCGGCACAGGAGATGGAACAGCAGCTGGTAGAGCGAGAGTGCCCTCCACACACAGAACAAAGGCAGCCCACAAAGAAGATGTCCAAAGTCAAAGGGCTGGTCTCCAGCCGTCACTAG
- the COPS7B gene encoding COP9 signalosome complex subunit 7b isoform X1, whose translation MAGEQKPSCNLLEQFILLAKGTSGSALTALINQVLEAPGVYVFGELLELTNVQELAEGSHAAYFQLLSLFAYGTYPDYVANKDNLPELTVTQKNKLKHLTIVSLASRMKCIPYSVLLKDLDMRNLRELEDLIIEAVYTDIIQGKLDQRNQVLEVDFCIGRDIQKKDISNIVKTLQEWCDGCEAVLLGIEQQVLRANQYKENHHRTQQQVEMEGGSLLFEALPGGWPCLATVGENGLQFQSPGRNENKVPSSRMPGSGPFCARLCYRWAKACPCEWGSAALWDEERVAWAAAGERFPRCEFSCV comes from the exons ATGGCAGGAGAACAGAAACCGTCCTGCAATCTTCTAGAGCAGTTTATTTTACTAGCCAAAGGTACAAGTGGCTCAGCTCTGACTGCTCTTATAAATCAAGTGCTGGAGGCTCCTGGGGTTTATGTCTTCGGAGAGCTATTGGAGTTAACAAATGTGCAAGAG CTTGCTGAAGGGTCTCATGCTGCTTATTTCCAGTTGTTGAGCCTGTTTGCATATGGAACATACCCAGACTATGTAG CAAACAAAGATAACCTGCCTGAATTAACGGTGACTCAGAAAAACAAGCTGAAACACTTGACGATTGTAAGCCTGGCTTCCAGAATGAAG TGCATTCCCTATTCTGTGTTGCTGAAGGACCTGGATATGAGGAATCTGAGGGAGTTGGAAGATCTGATTATTGAAGCGGTTTATACAGATATTATCCAGGGGAAGTTGGATCAACGAAACCAGGTGCTAGAGGTGGACTTTTGTATCGGCAGAGACATTCAGAAGAAGGACATCAGTAACATTGTCAAAACACTCCAGGAATG GTGTGATGGTTGTGAAGCGGTTCTTTTAGGAATTGAGCAGCAAGTACTTAGAGCCAACCAATACAAAGAGAACCACCACCGAACTCAACAGCAGGTAGAGATGGAG ggggggtctctgctcttcGAGGCGTTGCCTGGGGGATGGCCCTGCCTGGCCACGGTAGGAGAAAATGGACTACAGTTTCAAAGCCCTGGGAGGAATGAGAACAAAGTGCCT agcagcaggatgcCTGGATCTGGTCCCTTCTGTGCCCGTTTATGTTACCGCTGGGCCAAGGCATGTCCCTGCGAGTGGGGCAGCGCCGCGCTGTGGGATGAAGAGCGAGtggcctgggctgcagcaggcgAGCGCTTCCCCAGGTGTGAGTTCAGCTGCGTGTGA
- the NPPC gene encoding C-type natriuretic peptide yields MQISPLLAGGLLLALLSVRLEAKPASQLPQKASRGSAAAAGPPEVAAEREKERDKERGGGGGGSVPREARETRGEARPRAGWARLLQDPPGRRHKGLHKKSLGKGCFGLKLDRIGAMSGLGC; encoded by the exons ATGCAGATCTCACCCTTGCTGGCTGGTGGACTTTTACTCGCTCTGCTCTCCGTCAGGCTGGAGGCGAAGCCGGCGTCTCAGCTCCCACAGAAG GCCTCCCGCGGCTCGGCAGCGGCGGCGGGTCCGCCCGAAGTGGCGGCGGAACGGGAGAAGGAGCGGGACaaggagcgcggcggcggcggcggcgggtcggtGCCGCGGGAGGCGCGGGAGACGCGGGGCGAGGCgcggccgcgggcgggctgggCGCGGCTGCTGCAGGACCCGCCGGGCCGCCGCCACAAGGGCCTCCATAAGAAGAGCCTGGGCAAGGGCTGCTTCGGCCTCAAGCTGGACCGCATCGGCGCCATGAGCGGCCTCGGCTGCTGA